One candidate division WOR-3 bacterium genomic window, ACTCGCCGCCCTGAAAAAAGAGTCGCCGGACAAACCGTTCAGGTAATCATCCGTTCGCCCGGTATTTCACAGGTTTCCGAACTGTGCGTCTCAAGCCAATTCAGTAACTCTTTGAGGCTTGCCGTGGCAAGACAGATTGCAGTATCCGCGGCGCCATAGTAAACCCGCAGGGTGTCGCCATCCGGTTCCAGCACCGCACCGCAGGGGAAGACAACACTGGGCACATCACCTACCCGCTCATAAGGCTTCACCGGACCAAATATCCATTCGCTGCTCCGGCGCACACAGCGCCAGGGCTGTTCTAAATCCAGTAGCGCGAGACCAACCCGGTAAATTGAACCGCTGGGTGTATCTTTCACCCCGTGATAAAAAATCAGCCAGCCGTGCGGTGTTTCCATGGGCGGTGTTGCCAGCCCGACACGACTGGCATCCCACCAGGCACCCTGCCGTGCCGGCATCACCAGATGGTGTCTGCCCCAGTGAATCAAATCCGGTGACTGGGAGATATAGATATGCGCACCGAGCGATGTCGTGGGCCGATGCACCATCAACCAGTAACCGTTGAACCGCCGGGGTAGAAGTGCCGCATCCTTATCTGCCGGCGGCATCACCACGCCCAACCGCTCATACTCCTTGAAGTCTCTGGTCAGCGCCAGTCCAACAGCCGGACCTGCCCGGGAATAGGCGGTGTAGGTAACTGCATACTTTCCCAGTTCCTCAACATAGGTGATGCGCGGGTCTTCAACCCCCCACAACTCTTCCGGAAATCGGCTGGGGTCGGGCGCAAAACTCGGCTCCGGTTCAATCTGCCAGTTGTCAATCCCGTTAGCGGAACGGGCAACACATAAGTGCGAAATCCCGCGCCGGTCCTCAACCCGGCACAAAAGCAATGTTGTGCCATCGGGCAATAACACCGCGCCCGGATTGAACACGGTGTTAACCGTATAGGGCCAGTCCGCCGCGGTCAGTATCGGGTTCTTTTCCCAGCGCCGGAGTAACAACTGCCGGTCCTGCTCGATGTGCCTCAACCTTCCTCCGTTGTCTGCGCGGTCCGCATCGTCAAGAGGGCACCGATAAACGACAGTGTCGCCTCTGCCCCTTCATTGCCATTCACGCCGTCGGGATGCAGCCCATCATGGCAGCCACCGGTCGTGTAGTCGTAAACCGGTAAACCGAGGTCGTTGCGCCCCAGATACCACTCAAACGCCCGGCGCATCTCCTCGCGCCACTTGGGCTCCCGGGTGCTCAGAAATGCCTGATAGCACGCCTCCACTGTGCATTCCGCCTCAATCGGCTGCTGGTCAAAACGCAGCCGCGCTGTTCCCCGCCGCCATCCCGTATGCGCAACCGGTACAAAGTGCCCCTGCTCCGCGGTCTGCACCGCTATCAACCATCTTAAAGAGTCCAATCCGGCATCAACCATCTCTCTTTTCCCCAGTTCCCGGCCGGCAACAATCAGCGCCTCGCTCAACCGCGCGTTCGCATAGGCGAGGACCGGCTCAAACCAGCGCCAATCTTCGGTTGCATTGCGCCGGTAGAGGTCAAGCAGTCTTTCCGCCAGAACCTCGCGAAATCGCCGGGCATTACTGTCACCCGGGAAACGCCGGCTATAAGCACATAACCCAAGGAGGGTGTAAGCCCAGGCGCGCGGGCTGGTAAAAAGTTCCACCGCGGGCAAACCCGAGGCAAACAAATTCATCGCCAGCGCTACCACCCCGTCCTCACTTGCCGAACTTACCGCATAACCCAGCGCCCATAGCGCCCGACCCTGACTGTCTTCAGAACCCACCTCCTCAGTCCAGCGCCGTTCATAACTCAAAAAATTCCGGAACCGGCTGTTGTCCCGGTTGAAGGCAAAATCGATAAACGCCAGATAGCGCCGGACCAGCCGATTGAGAAAAGACTTATCCGCCGCCACCTCCTGCGCCCTGAGTACCATCAAGAGCGCCCGGGCGTTGTCGTCCGTTGTGTAACCTTCAGCAAGATTGGGCACGGTGCGCCGGGCATGCTGCAGGATGCCGGTGTCGTCGGTCAGGGTCAGAAGATGGTTCAAGTTCAACTCCGGCAGGTCGATGTCTAACGGGTCAGCACTGCCCATCACCGGTGCCACCGCAAGCGGCGCCCGCATCCGCTCCTCGGCGGCACGCTGAAACGTGTTCAAATAGGCGCGGGCAACCTCCTTCCAGACCATCATTCTCCCAAAGGCGTAGGCACGCTTGCGCATCGAATGGCGCTCGGTTTCATTTTCAAACAGTCCGATAATTGTTTCCGCCAGCGCCTTTGAATCTCGAAACGGCACCAGTTTGCCCCTGCCTTCTGCCAGCATCTCCTCCGCATACCAGTAAGGGGTAGACACCACCGCCTTACCAACCCCCATTGAATAGGCAAGCGTGCCGGAGACAATCTGCGCCGGATTGAGATAAGGTGTCACATAGATATCGGCGGCGCCGAGAAACTGGCACAACTCCTCCAGTGTGACAAACTGATTGTAAAATATTAAATTCCGGTCCACCCCTTGCTCGCGCGCCCGCCTTTGCAGCCGCAGCCGGTACTCCTCACCCTGTTCCCGCTTCACATGGGGATGGGTCACACCGAGCACGATGTACACCACATCAGGAAACCGGGCGGCAATCGCCGGCAGGGCGTCAATCATATATTCTATACCCTTGTTGGGTGATAAAAGTCCAAAGGTCAGAATCACCCTTCGGCCCTCAACCCCGAACAGGTCCTTGTAGTAGTTCGGGTCAACAAATGGCATATCCGGAATACCGTGATGGATAAAATCAATCTTTTTCTCTGGCACCTGGTAAATCTCCTTTAAAAACCGCACCGCCCGCTCACTCATCACCACGACCCTTTCCGAAATCCGGCAAATCTCCTCCATTACCGGGCGCTGGTGTTCATTGGGCTCGGCAAGAACCGTATGCAATGTCGTCACAATCGGCATCCGCAACCGGCGCAGCGTTACCAGAATATGCCCGCCCGCTGGCCCGCCAAATATCCCGAACTCATGCTGGAGACAGGTCAGGTCAACACGGGTCATGTTGAGAAACTCTGCCAGTTGCCGGTAATAATCCTGATTGTTCTGGGCAACCTCGAACTTCACCTCCTCAGGATAAGGGTAACCCTCCGGTGTATCGTTGAGCGCCACGACCAGTCCGTTCAACTCCGGCGCCTCCTGAGTAACCGAATGGTAAAGGTCTGAAGTAAAGGTGGCAATCCCGCACTTCCGCGGCAGGTAAGTCCCGATAAACGCTATCTTCTTAAATAGATACGGACCGCGCATATCCGTTAACCTCAAACCCTTTTTTCGCTCTCATTTAATATCCATTTTATTTACTCCGTTAAGAAATGTCAACATATGTACATCTAAACCGCTATGCGCCACCGCGTTAGGGCAAGCCCGGCAACCAACTTTTGCCTGGGACCACCGCTATTGTCTATTAGACCCCAACTGGAGAAAAAATTAACGCCCTTTCTTCTAACCCCTTATCAGTCCACAGGTTAACCGTATAGGATACGGTCCCCTGACCCGTTCCGGAGACCGCTTCTTCCACCCCGCCCTTTTTCTGTACCAGCAGGTTTTGATAGCCCACCGCACCAATCCCAATAATCTACCTGCCTTGCGCGCTACGCCAGAAAATTTCGCCTTACCACCGATACGGTTTTGGGCAACAGGTTGGCTATCTGCGAGCCGCTGCCTTTTCAAACTCTGCTATCGCCTCATCGGAAAGGGGATGATTACCCAGCGCTAACAGCACATCATAGGGCAGGGTTAAATGGTGGGCACCAGCGATAAACGCTCGCATCGCCTCTTCCGGCGACTTGACACTTGCCGCGACAAGCTCCACCGGCTTGCCACTTGCCTGAATCACCGCTGCCATTTCGGCAATTAGTTTTATCCCATCGCCCAAAAGCCTGGTTGCCCGGTTGACATAAGGAATGACATAAGTACAACCGGCTTCAATCGCAAGGAGCGTTTGGTGCCCGCTGAACACCGCGGTCGCGGCACAGGGGATTTCCGGTGCCAGGCGGGTGACGAGCGATAGGTTTTCGGTTGTCGCCGGAATCTTCAACACAATCTTGTCCGGCGCAATCTGGTAAAACTCCCTTGCCTCCTGCTCCCTTTCGGGCAGAGTTTTGCCGGTCAACTGATAAAATACCGGACCGGGCACAATCTGACACAACCTTTTAATCACCGTATCAGGTGCATCCGCCACCTTTGAGAGCAAAATAGGATTGGTCGTGCACCCGCGCACAAACCCCAGTTTTACCGCCTGCGTTACCTCCTCAACAACCGCACTGTCAATGAACAGCATCTTAAACCTCCTGTTCCTTGAGCAACCGCTCAACCTCTTCCCTTCGGGGCATAGACGGTTCTGCCCCGAGTACCGTGCAGGCGATTGCGCCGCAGGCATTGGCAAACCGCACCGCTTCATCCAGGCTCCGACCTTCGGCGATACTTACCGCCAGACCGGCGCGAAATGCGTCACCGGCACCGGTCGAATCTATCGCCTTAACCTTAAACGGTGGAAACCGCCGTTTGCCATTTTCATCAAACACCAGCGCGCCATCTGCGCCCACCGAAATAATTACCGCCCGGCGTCCGGATTTAAGTTCGACTTTTGCCCAATCATCAATCGCCATCCCGCCTGCCAGTTCTGCCGCCTCAATCTCGTTCGGAACGATGTAATCCACTGGCTCTTTTATCGGCAGTTCAATCTTGTGAAACGGCGCCGGGTCAAGAAACACCAGACACCCGGCATTGCGGGCAATGGTCGCCGCCTGAAACGAAACCCGGTGCGGAATCTCAAACTGCAGCATCAGGGCATCCGCCGCCTCAATTTCTGGCTTTACCATCGCTATCTGTTCCTCACCTAACCGGAGATTGGCACCGGCAACACCGATAATCGCATTCTGCCCGGCACTGTCAATCATCGGGCAGGCAACGCCCGTTGGCACCTCCGGGTCAACGGCGACGAAATCGGTCCTCATCCCTTCCTCCTTCATCTTCTTCAAAAACAACTCGCCGAAGTAGTCCATTCCCACCTTGCCCACCATCACAACATCGGCACCCAGCCGGTGCGCCGCGAGCGCCTGATTAAAACCTTTGCCGCCTAAAAAAAGTCCGAACCCATCACCGGCCATTGACTCGCCTGGTCGGGGCAACCGCTTGACCCGAAACACCATATCGGTCATAAAAGAACCAACAACGCAGATTTTAGCCCGCTTATTTTTCATAATGTTAAGTTTATCGCCCCAATACGCCCCCTGTCAAACCAGACGAAAAAATTGACCACCAGGAAATTGTCCTTATCGTTAAAATATGCTGCTAAATTTCCACGGTAAACAGCCGCAAATTGCCCCCGATGTTTTTGTTGCGCCCAATGCGGTCATCATTGGCGACTGCGAAATCAAATCCGGGGCAACAATCTGGTTTGGTGTTCTGATTCGGGCTGATGTCAACCGTATCGTCATCGGTTCCATGACCAACATCCAGGATTTAACCGTCATCCACTGTGACGAAGCCGAACCACCGGTTGTACTCGGTACCCGGGTAACTGTGGGACACCGGGCGATTGTGCACGGTTGCACGATAGAAGACGAGGCGATGATTGGCATGGGCGCGGTCATCCTCAACCGGGCAAAAGTTGGCAAGAACGCAATCGTCGCTGCGGGCAGCCTGGTCAAAGAAGATTTCGTGGTACCGCCGGGCACCCTTGTTGCCGGGGTGCCGGCGCAAATCAAACGGGAACTGCAACCAGCAGAAATTGAATGGCTCAAAAAGGTGGCCGAGGGTTATTATCAACTGGGCAAAAAGTATCGGCAGTTAACCCCGACACCCTGATTAGAAACCATTAGAACCGGGTTGTGCCCAACCCCAAAACAACTATTCAAAAATCCGTTCCACCGCCTGGTCTTCAACCCAGCCGCCCACACCACCCGGAATCTGAATCAGCACAAACCCGGGCCGGCGCTCAACAATCTTGACCTCCAGCCCATCGTGCACCGCGGCAATCTCCTTGTACTCTTCACCCGGTCCGGAGCGTAAAATCGCCTCGGTCACAACCACCACCGCCTTTGCCCGATTGATTACTCCTTGCCAGATTAGCGTCCCAACGCCAAAGTAGATGAAAACAACTGTCAACCCGATTGCCCCGTAACCCAAAAACTTTTTGCCCGTGCTCAGATAGAGCCCGAGACAGAGCGCCAGGACGAAGAACAAAAGCCCGGCAAAAAAACGGGTTGTCAATCGGTCAAACGGTGTCAAAAGATTACGCACCATTGCTGTCAAAGGGCTTTCCGGATTGGGATTTTTATCCGGCCGGAAGTTGCGGACAAAGGCGATGTTGCCGGTGATGTCCGGGTCGTGCGGCTTGAGCGCCCAGGCACGGAGATAGTCCGCGAGCGCCCTGCCCAACCTGCCCAACTTGAAATGGGCATTGCCCCGATTGTAATAAATCTCCACCGCCGCGACCTGCTGCGCCGCCGAGTCGTAAAGGACAATGGCATCTGCAAACCGACCCGCCTCGTAAAGTTTGTTTGCCCGTTCCAACTGTTCAACCGGCAGCGCAAACACCAATATCAGCGTCGCAACTAAACTCATATCTTTTTGACAACCCCGCGTGCCTTTTGTAAAACCGTGTGCGGGTTACACTCGCTCATATTAGGCGAAAACCGGGCAAGGGCACAGACCTGCACCGTGTCAAGCAAATCCTGCACCGCTCCCGCATCAACACCCTGTCGGGTCAACGCATCTTTTATTTCCCCACTGGTCAAAGCACCGGTTTCAATGTTGAACCGGTCCCCGGCATACGAAAGTAACGCCTGATACACCAGACTGTAAAAGTCAGCAATCCGGTTTGCGGCAAGCGCTTTTTCCGCCTGTTTCAACCGGCGGTTTGCAACCTTGCGGGCATTACTGCGGCGCGCATAACCCGGGTCAAGTTGCAACTTGCGCCGCCGGACACCAAACCCGATGCCGAACGCCATCGCAACCAGCCCCATTATGTAAAACAAATTAAACCAGGATTCACAACCCGCCAACCGGTTAACGGTCAGGCGGAGTTCGGTCTTGATATGCCTGATGTCCGTACCCAGAACCCTCATTCCGCTCGCGGTCGTATAATCCTCCCCGCTTCTTGCCGGCACACCGAGAGCGACAAACTCCAGAGCCGGTGTCTTTCTTGTGTAGTAACTGCCCGTATTCGGGTCAAAGAAACCAATCTCAACCTCCGGAATCCGGAATTTACCATCGGCCAGCGGCAAAAGCGGATATTCAAACCGCCTTGTACCATTGAGCCTGCCGCCGGCGTAATTGAAATCGTCCTTTGTCTCCGGGCTCAGGACCTTCAAACCGGTAATCGGGGGCAGAGTTGGCGCACCAATTAAACCAAGGTTACCGGTTCCGGTGATAACAAGCGAAAGCACAACCGGTTCCCCACCCTTTGCCGTTTCCGGCACCACCCGGGCACTAACCTGAAACGACCCAACACCACCGGTGAACGATGCCGGTCTTCCTGTTTCGGGCAGCGCCTTCACCTCAACCGTCACCTCTTCAGAATTAACCTCAAACGGCTGGGCGGTTGAGAAGAAAAATCCCGGCGCCACCATCTCACCGGCAAGGCTCATCGCGCCAATCTTCAATTGCCCCGAACGGGTGGGAAACAGAGCGGTCTTTCGCACCACCGCGCCGAACATCTGCCTGCCCCGATAGGTTCTCCTTTCATAATTCAGTTTTTGCGGTTGATAAATCTCTTGAGCCCAGAAACCGGTCAGGGTCGGCGGCTCTTTGATATTCAAACTTGCCACCTGCCCTGTGGTGTAAAAGGTCCAGGTTGCGGTTACCATCTCACCCTGATAAACCGTTTTCCGGTCCACGCTCACATCAAGAAAAACCTCGCCTCGGGTTGGTTCCGGCTCTTCAAAGATATCAAAGGGCCGGCGCTGGGGTTGCGTTGGCTTTGGCTGAGTCCCGGTTTTCGTCACCTTGACCGTTATCGGTTCGGTTGTGTACTCCGTCCCGTTGTAGTTCAACCGGCAGGGTCCGATTACCAGTTCGCCGGTTTTTTTCGGAATCAGGGTGTAGATAAAACTGATTGTCTGCTCCTGAGTCACCCGGCCCTGAACAATCGAAATACTTGTTGACTGCGACTGGCTACTGCCGACATTGTCAAACTCAGGCAGTTCGGGTAACTGCGGCTTCGGCACCCGGCCCACATTCGTTCCGCTTACCTGAACAATCAACTGCAACGGCTCACCCAGCCCAACCGTTGTCCGGTCAACCTCGGCAGTGAACCGCAACTCACCACCGGTTGCGATGGTAAAAAACAAAACAAAGGTCACAATCCCGCACCGCATCTTACCAGTCCTTTTCCACCTGACGCCTTGCCCTGGGCTTGCGCACATCCTTCTGAACCTGACGCTCCTTGTTTTCCACCGCCTGTAAAACCCGCTCCGCCTCATCCTTCTCCATTCCCGATTGTTCCTGATATTCTGGCGCCCGCGGTTGTTGTTGCTGCCTTCCTCCTGATTGCTGCTGCGGGCCCTGACTGGAATCTGGCGCCTGCTTCATCTCTTCTTTTTTCTTCAAACAGAACTCTAAATTCTCCTTTGCCTGCCGGTCGTTCGGATTGGCGAGTAAAGCCATTTTATAAGAATTAATCGCCTCATCCAGTTTCCCCATCCGATAAAAACTGTTACCCAGATTGTAAAAGGCGTTACCGCGTTTGCGCGGATTTCTGTCCACCGTTGCCAGAGAAAGCTCTTTGATTGCCTCATCGAATTTACCCAGCCGATAGTAGGTGTTGCCGATATTGTAGTGAATCGCAAGGGCATCGGGCTCCAGCACCTCAGCCCGTTGATAAAAACTGAGCGCCTCCTGATACTTGCCCCGCCGGAACAACCCATTGCCCGCCCGCAGCAAATTGGGGACATCTCCGTTTGCCGTTTGCACAACGGCAAGAGAAACAACAAACCCGACGAGCGCTGCCCGCCGCCGATTAAAAGTGAATCGCCCCCTAATAAACAGGCTCAGCGGGTTGCGGACCGCCGGTAAAGCAAGGCTAAAGAACAGCAGCAAAATGCCCGCCAGCAAAAAAAGTTGATACCGCTCCACATAGTTAGAAAAACTGCCCCCGCTCAACTCCTCTTTTTCCAGCCGGTCAAACTCTCCTGCCAGTTTTGCTGCCGAAAACCCCTCCATTCGATAAAACCGGCCGCCGGTTGCCTGCGCGATAAGAATCAACTTGCGCTCATCCATCCTTGAAATCACCACCTGACCGGAACGGTCCTTTTTGTAAACCACACCCCCTTCTTTTCTTTCCGGAATTGGCGCGCCCTCCGCACTGCTGAACGCCACCGGATAAATCCGCACCCCCAGTTCCTTCGCCACCTGCACCGCCTGTTCGGTCTGGGTCCCGAGGTCTTCGCCATCGGTGATTAAAACGAGCGCCCTGCTGCCCGGTGCGGTACTGGTAAACAGCTCACTCGCCTTCAGAATCGCCTTGCCGTAATCGGTGCCCGGCACCGGCATCAAATCCGGGCTGATGATGTCAAGGAACAGTTTTGCCGCCTCGATATCGGTTGTCAGCGGGCACAGGATATGGGCATCACCGGCAAAGGCAACAATGCCCACCGCATTACCGGTAAGTTCGTCCAGTAGGGCGGCAACTTCGGTCCGGGCGCGCTCGAGCCGGTTCGGCTTGACATCTTCGGCAAGCATCGACTTTGAGGCGTCAAGGGCAATCACCACCGCCACACCCCGGCTCTTGAACATCTGTAATCTCTCGCCCCACCTCGGTCGCGCCAGCGCAATGACCATCAGCCCGAGCCCGAGAATTAAGAGCATCAGTTTCACCCATTCAAGAAAAGGTGCGCGGTCGGGTTCAATCCGGGCAAGCAACTGGGGTTCAATAAAACGGGCAACCCGTTTCCAATCCAGGTCCCGGACAACGATAAAAAACACTATGATTACCGGCAGGGCAAGCAGGAGATAGAGCATGTGCGGTGCGCCCCAGTGCATTACACCAGCCTCCGGTTGATAACCATCCCCGCCGTAAATCCGGTAAATGTAAATATCAAGCCGAGCAGCAACGGCAGCGCCATCCGCTCCTGATACAGAGTATAACGCCGGGCTTTGAAGGTCGAAGGTTCCAGCCGGTCAATCTCTTCATAAACCCGCTTCAGCGCCTCCGGGTCGGTCGCAAGAAAGAACTTACCACCGGTAATCGCAGCGATCTTCTCCAGCGTCTCGGTGTCAAGGTCAACCTCCACCTGAACATACCGCCTGCCAAAGAGCGGGTCGTCAACCGGAAACGGTACCGGACCCTTACTGCCGACCCCAATCGTGTAAATCTTAATACCCAGCGCCGCTGCCGCCTGCGCTGCGGTCAAGGGGTCGATATCGCCCGTGTTGTTGCGGCCATCGGTCAAAAGGATAATCACCTTTTCCCGTGCCTTTGACCCCTTGAGCCGTGCCGCGGCACTGGCGATGCCCATCCCAATTGCGGTGCCATCTTCCAGCGTGCCAAACTCAACCCGGTCCAGGATGTCGTTGACAATACTATGGTTCAGCGTCAGGGGACACTGGGTTAAACTGGTTGCGGCAAAAATCACCAGACCGATGCGGTCTCCGGTTCTGCGGCTGACAAACTCCTTTGCCCGCTCCTTGGCAACGGTCAGGCGGTTTTTGGGCAGAAAGTCTGCCGCCTGCATCGTACCCGAAATGTCCAGACAGAGCATAATGTCAATCCCCCGGGTCTCCAGTTCCTCAAACATCCGCCCTTTTTGCGGTCGCGCCAGCGCCAGCGTGGAAAACACCAGCGCCAGCGAATAGCAGAAAAGGGGCATCTGCGTCAGGACCTGCTCAAAGACCGTTGGTGCCGGCAGCAGGGTTGTGTCACTGAACCGCAGGCAACTGCGCCGGCGCTGGCGCTCCCACCACCACAAAACCGGCACCAGCGCCAGAAGTACCAGATAACCCGGATGCGCTAGATGCCACATCGCCTAACCTCCGCTTTGCACCGGCGCGATACCACGCGCTCCTGCGCCGTTGCTGCCGGTCGATTCCGGCGCCGGCATCGTCAGTTCCACCAGTTGCCGTGCCTGAACCACCACCTCTTGCGGCTTATCTGGAATATGCTTGGCATACTTCACCCGGTCGGTTTCAAAAAAGAACGCCCGGAACCGTTCAAATTCCGGCAGTTTCCGCTGGCGCAACTCCCGCAGAATCTCGCTCGTTGTCTGGTCAATTGCGGGAAACTCAAACCGCCGGGTCAAATACCGCTTCACAATCTCTGATACCGTGTAGTAATACCGCTTCACCTGGCCACTGCTCAACAACTCTTCAACCGGCACCTGTTCCAGCGCCCTTAACGCCTCCTCCCAGGGTGAAAGCAATGGTGCCAACGCAACCTGTTTCTGTCGGTAACGCCTCAACAACCGGTAACCCCAATACCCACCTGCACCTAAGACCAGCGCGCCGAGCAAAACCCAGAGCGGTATCAGATTGGGAAACTCCACCTGGGGTTTGATGTCGTTGATGTCCTGCATCCGCTCGTCAATTAAACTCATCACCTTCACCGGCAGCGAATCGCTCGCCGCGGCACACAACCCGCTGACATCCTGATAGGTCACGAGAAAAGGCGGCAGTTTTCGCTCACCCACGGTCCACAAAACCAGCGTCAGATTGTAAACATCAAAGGCGGTGTCGCCCCGGAAGTGAATCTCGTGTCTCTGCTCACTGACGGTAAAATCGTCTGCCTTTTCCACAAACGGGGGCGAAACGGTCAAATTGCGCGGATGGGAAACTGTCACCGCCACCTTTAACCGGTCGCCAATCGTCAAGCCTTTGCCTTTTTTCTCTGTAACCCGCACCGTCACCCGCACCGGTCCATCTTGGACCAGACGATAAGGTCGGGCCGGTGTTGTGTCTGCTAGACTGTCCGAC contains:
- a CDS encoding DUF4381 domain-containing protein, with the protein product MEMKRRAAEQKCGKAETDNFLFVSFHQGKVRQGERKRKAAGIVFGFVLLFGLIWAQSDSLADTTPARPYRLVQDGPVRVTVRVTEKKGKGLTIGDRLKVAVTVSHPRNLTVSPPFVEKADDFTVSEQRHEIHFRGDTAFDVYNLTLVLWTVGERKLPPFLVTYQDVSGLCAAASDSLPVKVMSLIDERMQDINDIKPQVEFPNLIPLWVLLGALVLGAGGYWGYRLLRRYRQKQVALAPLLSPWEEALRALEQVPVEELLSSGQVKRYYYTVSEIVKRYLTRRFEFPAIDQTTSEILRELRQRKLPEFERFRAFFFETDRVKYAKHIPDKPQEVVVQARQLVELTMPAPESTGSNGAGARGIAPVQSGG